The Humidesulfovibrio mexicanus DNA segment GCATGGCCTGGAAGGCGTTGGTGCACAGGTTCAAAAATACCTGGTGCAGCTGGATGGGGTCGGCCAGGGCCAGGGCCGGGTCCTGGCGGATGTCCTCGCGCACGCTGATGTTGCGCGGCAGCGAGGCCGAGAGCAGGCTCAAGGTCTCGCGCACCACGTCGGCCACGTTGACGTACTGGAACCCTGCCTGGGAAGGCCGACTGAAGGCCAGGATCTGCCGCACCAGCTGGCTGCCGCGTTGCCCGGCCCGCAACACGCGCAGCAAGTCCTGCGTCATGTCCGATTCGCCGGGCGCGTCCATGAGGGCCAGCTCCGCACTGTTGATGATGCTGGTGAGGATGTTGTTGAAGTCGTGGGCGATGCCCCCGGCGAGCGTGCCGATGGCCTCCATCTTCTGGGATTGCAGGAGCTGGCGCTCCAGGTTGTTTTTCTCGGTCACGTCCTCGGCTGCGCACAAAAGGCCCACCACCCGGCCCGAGGCGTCGTGCAGGGGCACGCGCGAGACCTCCAGCAGCACGGGCCGTCCGTAGCCGTCCTCGGTGCTCCAGGTGGCGCGGTACTGCGGCTGGCTGGTCTCCACCACCTGGCGGTCGCTCTGCTGCGAGGCCCGCGCCGCCTCGGACTCTCCGAAGAGCTCCTCGTCCGTGTGGCCGAGCACGCGGCGGGCGTCCTCCAGGCCGAAGAAGGACACGAAGGAGCGGTTCACGCCCAGGTAGCGCAGGTCGCGGTCCTTCCAGCTCACCAACTGGGGGATGGTGTCGAGCACCAGTTGCAGCATCCGCTCGCTTTCGCTGCGCGCCCGTTCGGCGTTCTCGCGTTGGGTGATGTCCTCCACCACGCCTTCGTAGGCGGCAAGGCCGCCGTCCGGCCCGGCAACGACGCGGATGTGCAGAAACGCGGTGATGCGTCTGCCGTCGGGACGCACGAACTCGCGCCGATGGGTGGCCACGCCGCCGGGGCCGGTGCTGGCGCGCAGCCAGTCCGCGGGACCGTCGCCGTCGCCGGCCAGGAAGTCCGCGCCCGTGGCCAGCAGGGCTTCCAGGCTTTCGAAGCCAAGCATCTCCACCAGGGCGTGGTTGGCGTCCAGCAGGCGGGCGTCCGGCGCGGCGCGGAAGATGCCCAGCACCGAGTTCTCGAAGATGCCGCGGTACTTTTCCTCGGCCTGCCGCAGCTCCTCCTGGGCGCGCTTGAGCCCGGAAATGTCGTTGAGCGCGCCCACCAGTCCAAGGATCTCGCCCTTGGCGTTCAGGTAGGTGGCCTTGGAGAGCATCACCGCGCGGGTATCGTCTCCGGGCAGGTGCAAGGCGGATTCGTACACGCGCACCCCGGCCCGGGCGAGCAGTTCCTTGTCCACGGCGTCGCGCAGCTCCTCTGCCCCGGACTCGGCCAGATCCTCCGGGGCTTTGCCCTGGATTTTCTCCCGCTCCACCTGGAAGAGGCGCTCGAAGGCGAGGTTGCAGTCCTGGAACAGGCCGCGCCGGGTCAGGGAATAGAGCGGCAGGGGTATGGCGTCCATGAGGATCTTGAGGAAGGAGAGCTGGTCGTTGACGCGTTCCTGGATGCGCCTGCGCTGGCTGATGCTGACCAGAAGCAGCACCAGGATGAACAGGAGCGCGGCCAGGCTCACCATGATGGTCCAGAAGATGCCCTTGTCGATGGTGTAGAAGCGGTAGGGCTCGTTGATGATCTCCGCGCCGCTTGGCAGCTCGGAGATGGGGATGCCGATCTTTCTCAGGACAATGTAGTCGAAGACATAGGGATCGTTCAGCCGTTCCACCACCGGGATGGCCGAAGGGTCGGCCCCGGCCAGGATGCGCAGGGCCAGGCTCCCGGCCATGCGGCCATGGTCCACCCCGCTGTGCAGGCGGCCGCCCACGCAGCCGTGGTCGAGCAGGAAACGCCAGCAGCTGTACACCGGCAGCGACACGTTGGCGGAAATGACTTCCAGCACCTCGTCCGCGGCGTAGAGCTTGCCGCCGTGCTCCAGGTACATGGGGATGACGAACAGCAGGGTGTTCTTGGGCATGGCGCGAAGCCGCTCCAGAATCTCCGGCATGGGCAGGTCGTCCCAGTACTCGAACTCCAGCAGGCCCTGGAGCCTGGGTGCCGTCT contains these protein-coding regions:
- a CDS encoding PAS domain S-box protein yields the protein MFKRLALCLVLAVLFSGLAACPALAEKPRKNVLVLNSYHDGYAWSDEIVTGLRQYFAESQFLVDLQIEYMDTKRFATQERAQALFTFYRDKFRDSEFDLVIASDDFAYNFVLDYQDRLFPGLPVVFCGVNDFKPEKLAGRNNITGLVENVDFEATLRLAARLHKNAHKMIVIGDRSVTGMAIQGQLRKTAPRLQGLLEFEYWDDLPMPEILERLRAMPKNTLLFVIPMYLEHGGKLYAADEVLEVISANVSLPVYSCWRFLLDHGCVGGRLHSGVDHGRMAGSLALRILAGADPSAIPVVERLNDPYVFDYIVLRKIGIPISELPSGAEIINEPYRFYTIDKGIFWTIMVSLAALLFILVLLLVSISQRRRIQERVNDQLSFLKILMDAIPLPLYSLTRRGLFQDCNLAFERLFQVEREKIQGKAPEDLAESGAEELRDAVDKELLARAGVRVYESALHLPGDDTRAVMLSKATYLNAKGEILGLVGALNDISGLKRAQEELRQAEEKYRGIFENSVLGIFRAAPDARLLDANHALVEMLGFESLEALLATGADFLAGDGDGPADWLRASTGPGGVATHRREFVRPDGRRITAFLHIRVVAGPDGGLAAYEGVVEDITQRENAERARSESERMLQLVLDTIPQLVSWKDRDLRYLGVNRSFVSFFGLEDARRVLGHTDEELFGESEAARASQQSDRQVVETSQPQYRATWSTEDGYGRPVLLEVSRVPLHDASGRVVGLLCAAEDVTEKNNLERQLLQSQKMEAIGTLAGGIAHDFNNILTSIINSAELALMDAPGESDMTQDLLRVLRAGQRGSQLVRQILAFSRPSQAGFQYVNVADVVRETLSLLSASLPRNISVREDIRQDPALALADPIQLHQVFLNLCTNAFQAMRETGGDLLLTLQAEDLDAPAAEVLSLPPGCYLRLTITDTGPGIEQDILDKIFDPFFTTKGKAEGTGLGLAVVHGIIKAHKGAVAVSSIPWERTSFDIYLPKQRDLDQEEQPLAEHVRPGQGRVLFVEDDDDQLATIPRVLGRLGYEVTGCASALEALRLLADRPGGFDVVLTDFDMPQVNGVEFAWRLLFEHPGLPVVMISGRLHTGDVPPDLPPNILRVLAKPYSQASISEALREILSAG